A single genomic interval of Cucumis sativus cultivar 9930 chromosome 5, Cucumber_9930_V3, whole genome shotgun sequence harbors:
- the LOC101203785 gene encoding uncharacterized protein LOC101203785 isoform X2, with product MYPQDSGCNRFHLFLSGQDSIPENVAPSSNNALHFHLHLSSYGGSECTSSQHLDESHQLLEYSKVQLISMFEAPVDPREHIPSQKSINAGDTDLAPHSSYKDVLHNVGCQSLTNTEDRENRQGEKLDVGCLKNAEVSDAIELSVVASEALVIHELLKDELDSAAVSVEAVLEASIQVKKARIELLESALESIDEEVDLSDSLSDLDNSTMRDAFDDVGLPSSILNSDHSGTACFDVQDTPVNKNEFTHGSQCNSIDMTSQPDILGNGLTLKQLEENLVVTRPVGLPMEDLSCNIQHQLSNDDVLGSTSTNYCKYDSMLQHPTQNESDEFVVKQKIVSSIVNTNLCTIHAKENSSLHESSKVSAKNDELVAFFTPERFKSRWLGGWSGKEVDVSEQLRQDVDGKTIPLMFVNETSFLSESADIAPDENSCVQRCESKFQVASQSSIHFGHLDEKGDDGLLVAEEIVKCSLSLVDPLCSFVPCSISLDTDSAGQNLNEGKDCTEELLGTFVDVGGSRPSIRRQVTSLKNYSTISPTHATMEGGLDNSYAHQLPGNMRLLSSDSQLDCTRFSSKINFMETLPSQSTKSRDMDTVEDSQTDARHNLVEEITELKSKSDEVAGDVSEFLADTVKKSVTCDILNGSLQLSKSTMKKSSIKKDHLQSSKTISNPQKVDNVVKMQHESKNPLEPCMLVQKRVRFLEANDQPQENLDFQKVHPPINYSTLRTSKRRKFSNQCLLSRHPDGKGHLKSRYCSSRKKLIFQGIQFLVTGFSSRKEKDINGIVCNNGGIILPDIPCPSSRGQKMSKSDCKGPPVILSSKKLQTKKFLYGCAVNSLIVNVSWLTDSIAAGSIVPPWKYMIISNQADCTQIGRSVRHSSRRYIFENVGVMLHGKQGFCTKLTNVLKHGGGQVFKTLQWLVKSLNQEKISVGVIVVEDEHKSSRHLKQCALEQGIPLMSTKWVIKSLHLGELLPLTENNRSSLVQTTKMVKIPALKETSMEL from the exons ATGTATCCACAAGACAGTGGATGCAACagatttcatttatttctatCAGGACAGGACAGCATACCTGAAAATGTAGCTCCATCATCCAATAAT gcccttcattttcatttgcatCTTTCATCATATGGTGGCTCAGAATGTACTTCAAGTCAACATTTGGATGAATCTCACCAATTGCTTGAATATAGTAAAGTTCAGTTGATCAGTATGTTTGAAGCACCAGTTGATCCCAGGGAACATATTCCATCCCAAAAGAGCATTAATGCTGGTGACACAGATTTGGCACCTCATTCTAGCTACAAAGATGTGTTGCACAATGTTGGCTGTCAATCTCTGACCAATACTGAAGATCGTGAAAACCGACAGGGAGAAAAGTTGGATGTTGGGTGCCTTAAAAACGCCGAAGTTAGTGATGCAATTGAGCTCTCTGTTGTGGCATCTGAAGCACTGGTTATACACGAATTATTAAAGGATGAGCTAGATTCAGCAGCGGTATCAGTTGAAGCTGTTCTTGAAGCTTCCATTCAGGTAAAAAAAGCTCGTATTGAGTTGTTGGAAAGTGCCCTTGAAAGCATAGATGAGGAAGTGGACTTAAGTGACTCTCTTTCAGATTTGGACAACTCCACAATGAGAGATGCATTTGATGATGTAGGACTACCTTCGAGTATTTTGAACAGTGACCATTCTGGAACAGCATGTTTTGATGTTCAAGATACTCctgtaaataaaaatgaattcacACATGGTAGTCAATGTAATTCCATAGATATGACAAGTCAACCAGACATTTTAGGGAATGGATTAACCTTGAAACAGCTCGAAGAGAATCTTGTTGTGACAAGACCTGTGGGTTTGCCTATGGAAGATCTGAGTTGTAACATTCAACATCAACTTTCTAATGATGACGTGTTAGGTTCAACTAGTACAAACTATTGTAAATATGATTCGATGTTGCAACACCCAACTCAAAATGAATCGGACGAGTTTGTTGTGAAACAG AAAATTGTGTCGTCTATAGTAAATACAAATTTGTGTACGATCCATGCCAAGGAAAACTCTAGCCTACATGAGTCCAGTAAGGTGTCAGCAA AAAATGATGAACTGGTTGCTTTCTTTACTCCTGAGAGATTTAAGAGTCGTTGGCTGGGCGGATGGTCAGGTAAG GAAGTAGATGTTTCCGAGCAATTGAGACAAGATGTTGATGGAAAAACCATTCCTTTGATGTTTGTTAATGAGACAAGCTTTCTTTCTGAATCCGCTGATATAGCTCCAGATGAGAACTCTTGTGTGCAAAGATGTGAATCTAAGTTCCAAGTTGCTTCACAGTCAAGTATACATTTTGGTCATTTGGACGAAAAAGGTGATGACGGTTTGCTGGTAGCTGAAGAAATCGTGAAATGTAGCCTATCCTTGGTTGATcctctttgttcttttgttcCATGCAGCATTTCCTTGGACACTGATTCTGCTGGACAGAATCTGAATGAAGGAAAAGATTGTACAGAAGAATTGTTAGGCACCTTTGTGGATGTTGGAGGTTCTAGGCCCTCAATTCGAAGGCAGGTAACTTCACTTAAAAATTACAGCACGATTTCACCCACTCATGCTACTATGGAAGGGGGCCTAGACAACTCTTATGCACATCAACTACCAGGCAATATGAGGCTGTTATCATCAGATTCTCAGTTGGATTGTACAcgattttcttctaaaataaattttatggaaACTTTACCCTCTCAATCTACTAAATCTAGAGATATGGATACTGTGGAGGACAGCCAAACTGACGCTCGCCACAATTTGGTTGAGGAAATAACAGAACTGAAAAGCAAAAGTGATGAAGTTGCAGGTGATGTGAGCGAGTTCTTAGCTGATACAGTGAAGAAAAGTGTAACTTGTGATATCTTAAATGGGAGCCTGCAGCTATCAAAATCTACAATGAAGAAATCTTCTATCAAGAAAGATCATCTACAGAGCTCTAAAACTATATCCAATCCCCAAAAGGTTGACAACGTCGTGAAGATGCAACATGAAAGTAAGAATCCCCTTGAGCCATGTATGTTGGTGCAGAAGAGAGTCCGTTTCTTAGAAGCTAATGATCAGCCTCAAGAAAACTTGGACTTTCAAAAAGTACACCCTCCAATAAATT ATTCTACTCTCAGGACCAGCAAAAGGCGGAAGTTTTCTAATCAATGTTTACTATCTCGTCATCCTGATGGGAAAGGTCATCTCAAGAGTCGCTACTGTAGCAGCaggaagaaattaatatttcaaggTATACAGTTCTTGGTAACAGGATTTTCTAGCCGTAAGGAAAAGGATATTAATGGAATAGTATGTAATAACGGAGGAATAATTCTTCCCGACATTCCTTGTCCAAGTTCAAGGGGGCAAAAGATGTCAAAATCAGACTGCAAGGGGCCTCCTGTTATTCTCTCTTCAAAGAAG ctccaaacaaaaaaattcttgTATGGGTGTGCGGTGAATTCCCTTATTGTCAATGTCAGTTGGCTTACAGATTCAATTGCAGCTGGTTCTATCGTCCCACCTTGGAA ATACATGATTATATCAAATCAAGCTGATTGTACTCAAATTGGAAGATCAGTTAGACACAGCAGTcgaagatatatatttgagaatgTTGGAGTCATGCTTCATGGGAAACAAGGTTTCTGCACCAAATTGACAAACGTATTAAAG CATGGAGGTGGACAGGTTTTCAAGACCCTACAGTGGTTAGTAAAGAGTCTAAACCAGGAGAAGATTTCAGTTGGAGTCATTGTAGTCGAAGACGAGCACAAGTCGTCCCGTCACCTGAAGCAATGTGCCTTGGAACAAGGGATACCCTTGATG TCTACAAAATGGGTCATAAAGAGCTTACACTTGGGAGAGCTCCTTCCTTTGACAGAAAACAATCGATCCTCTTTAgtacaaactacaaaaatggtaaaaattcCAGCTCTCAAAGAAACTAGCATGGAATTATGA
- the LOC101222616 gene encoding protein ZINC INDUCED FACILITATOR-LIKE 1 isoform X2, whose product MVRDFNIAENVEDIGFYAGFIGASFMVGRALTSVFWGIVADRYGRKPVILFGTFIVFTFNILFGLSLNYWMAIITRFLLGSLNGILGPIKAYASESVNEEYQSIAMSTISTSWGIALIVGPAIGGFLAQPVEKFPGIFSSEGLFGRFPYFLPCLCTSLLALITGIISLWLPESLHMHDKNVPSHSVSYEALEDRPGDCNGNESTLTNESKELPSKPSLFRNWELMSSIIVYCMFSLHDMAYVEIFSLWTVSSRTLGGLSFTSGDVGEVLAITGFSLLVFQSALYPYVERIFGPIMVSRVSGILSIPLLAMYPLLSLFSGAVLHIIVTLASILKNLLSVSIITGMFIIQNRAVDQHQRGAANGIALTGMSICKAIGPAAGGALLSWSQKRLNAAFLPGPHMLFFILNVIEAIAVVMTFRPFLVPRRN is encoded by the exons ATG GTTCGGGATTTTAATATTGCAGAAAATGTAGAAGATATCGGATTCTATGCTGGATTTATCG GAGCTTCTTTCATGGTTGGTAGAGCATTAACATCTGTTTTCTGGGGAATAGTGGCTGATCGCTATGGTCGAAAACCTGTTATTCTTTTTGGAACTTTTATCGT GTTTACATTCAACATCCTATTTGGCCTTAGTTTAAATTACTGGATGGCTATTATCACCAGGTTTCTTCTTGGAAGTTTGAATGGCATACTTGGACCAATAAAG GCATATGCAAGTGAAAGTGTTAATGAAGAGTATCAATCCATCGCAATGTCGACt ATTAGTACATCATGGGGAATCGCATTGATAGTAGGCCCGGCTATAGGAGGGTTTCTTGCTCAG CCAGTAGAGAAATTTCCTGGCATTTTCTCCAGTGAGGGTTTGTTTGGGAG ATTTCCTTACTTCCTGCCCTGTCTTTGTACATCACTCCTTGCACTAATTACAGGAATAATCTCTCTTTGGCTTCCG GAATCACTGCACATGCACGATAAAAATGTTCCATCACATTCTGTATCATATGAAGCCTTGGAAGATCGACCTGGTGATTGTAATGGGAATGAATCAACACTAACAAACGAAAGTAAAGAACTGCCTTCGAAGCCAAGTCTCTTCAGGAATTGGGAGTTAATGTCATCAATCATTGTTTATTGTATGTTCTCACTTCATGATATGGCTTACGTGGAG ATATTTTCACTCTGGACTGTCAGTTCTCGTACGCTTGGTGGTCTGAGCTTTACATCTGGAGATGTTGGAGAAGTACTCGCCATCACAG GTTTCAGCCTCCTTGTGTTTCAATCTGCTTTATACCCATATGTGGAGAGGATATTTGGACCCATAATGGTATCTCGTGTTTCTGGA ATATTGTCAATCCCCCTGCTGGCAATGTATCCCTTGTTATCCCTGTTTTCAGGAGCTGTCCTTCACATCATCGTAACTCTTGCATCAATCTTGAAGAATCTTCTCTCT GTTTCCATTATAACTGGAATGTTCATCATACAAAATAGAGCCGTG GATCAACATCAAAGAGGGGCTGCTAATGGCATTGCTTTGACAGGAATGTCTATTTGCAAGGCAATTGGTCCAGCTGCAGGTGGTGCATT ACTCTCTTGGTCACAGAAGCGTCTAAATGCTGCTTTTCTCCCAG GTCCCCACATGCTTTTCTTCATACTAAATGTGATAGAAGCAATTGCAGTGGTGATGACATTCAGACCGTTTCTTGTTCCACGTCGAAACTAG
- the LOC101222857 gene encoding carbamoyl-phosphate synthase small chain, chloroplastic → MAIRVMDLVSGASLNCFHFKNPKGCVKSRGFSIRCSVPLSSSQGAATIDLGERPWKVSDARLVLEDGSIWKAKSFGASGTQVGEVVFNTSLTGYQEILTDPSYAGQFVLMTNPHIGNTGVNFDDEEARQCFLTGLVIRSLSVSTSNWRCKQTLGDYLIERNIMGIYDVDTRAITRRLREDGSLIGVLSTEKSKSDDELLEMSRSWNIVGVDLISGVSCKSPFEWVDRTDLEWEFKSGGHSSETFHVVAYDFGIKSNILRRLASYGCKITVVPSTWAASETLKLNPDGVLFSNGPGDPSAVPYAVETVKQLLGKVPVFGICMGHQLLGQALGGKTFKMKFGHHGGNHPVRNFRNDRVEISAQNHNYAVDPASLPEGVEVTHINLNDGSCAGLSFPKLKIMSLQYHPEASPGPHDSDSVFGDFIAMMKQEKRNA, encoded by the exons ATGGCGATCAGGGTTATGGACTTGGTTTCTGGAGCTTCCTTgaattgttttcatttcaaaaatcCTAAAGGATGTGTGAAATCTAGGGGTTTCTCTATTAGATGCTCTGTTCCTCTTTCTTCATCCCAGGGCGCTGCCACGATTG ATTTGGGAGAGCGGCCATGGAAGGTGTCGGATGCTCGGTTGGTGCTTGAAGATGGTTCAATTTGGAAGGCTAAGTCTTTTGGCGCTTCTGGAACACAAGTTGGTGAAGTGGTTTTCAATACTTCTTTGACTGG GTATCAAGAAATTCTAACAGATCCCAGCTATGCTGGACAGTTTGTGCTGATGACAAATCCTCATATTGGCAATACTGGTGTCAATTTCG ATGATGAAGAAGCTAGGCAATGCTTTCTCACTGGCCTGGTAATCAGAAGCCTAAGCGTCAG CACTTCAAATTGGAGGTGTAAGCAGACGCTTGGTGATTATTTAATAGAGAGAAACATCATGGGAATTT ACGATGTTGACACTCGTGCTATTACTCGCCGGTTAAGAGAAGATGGAAGTCTTATTGGTGTTTTAAGTactgaaaaatcaaaatctgaTGATGAGCTGTTGGAAATGTCTCGGTCATGGAACATTGTTG GTGTTGACTTAATTAGTGGTGTTTCATGCAAATCACCTTTTGAATGGGTGGATAGAACAGATCTGGAATGGGAGTTCAAATCTGGTGGGCACAGTTCAGAGACCTTTCAT gTTGTGGCATATGATTTTGGAATCAAGAGTAACATACTTAGGCGCTTGGCATCTTATGGATGCAAAATTACTGTTGTCCCTTCCACATGGGCGGCATCGGAGACCTTAAAGTTGAACCCAGATGGAGTTCTCTTCAGCAACGGTCCTGGCGATCCATCAGCTGTTCCTTATGCTGTTGAAACAGTCAAACAACTACTTGGAAAGGTACctgtttttggaatttgtatGGGCCATCAATTGCTTGGTCAGGCGTTGGGTGGTAAGAccttcaaaatgaaatttggccACCATGGAGGCAATCATCCTGTTCGCAACTTCCGGAACGACCGTGTAGAAATTAGTGCTCAG AATCACAACTACGCTGTCGACCCTGCATCCCTTCCCGAGGGCGTTGAAGTAACCCACATCAATCTTAATGATGGAAGCTGTGCTGGCCTTTCTTTCCCAAAGCTAAAGATTATGTCTCTTCAATACCACCCGGAAGCATCGCCGGGACCTCATGATTCTGACTCTG TTTTTGGAGATTTCATAGCGATGATGAAGCAAGAGAAGAGAAATGCTTGA
- the LOC101222616 gene encoding protein ZINC INDUCED FACILITATOR-LIKE 1 isoform X1 translates to MGDENRERLLKEEDYYYENCPGCKMEQYNQLHRGFPFRQLLMVSLIVLITGLPISSFFPFLYFMVRDFNIAENVEDIGFYAGFIGASFMVGRALTSVFWGIVADRYGRKPVILFGTFIVFTFNILFGLSLNYWMAIITRFLLGSLNGILGPIKAYASESVNEEYQSIAMSTISTSWGIALIVGPAIGGFLAQPVEKFPGIFSSEGLFGRFPYFLPCLCTSLLALITGIISLWLPESLHMHDKNVPSHSVSYEALEDRPGDCNGNESTLTNESKELPSKPSLFRNWELMSSIIVYCMFSLHDMAYVEIFSLWTVSSRTLGGLSFTSGDVGEVLAITGFSLLVFQSALYPYVERIFGPIMVSRVSGILSIPLLAMYPLLSLFSGAVLHIIVTLASILKNLLSVSIITGMFIIQNRAVDQHQRGAANGIALTGMSICKAIGPAAGGALLSWSQKRLNAAFLPGPHMLFFILNVIEAIAVVMTFRPFLVPRRN, encoded by the exons ATGGGGGACGAAAATCGGGAGAGGTTATTGAAGGAAGAGGATTATTACTACGAGAATTGTCCTGGATGCAAGATGGAACAATACAATCAACTGCACCGTGGTTTTCCTTTCCGCCAACTTCTTATGGTTTCGCTTATTGTTCTAATTACGG GATTGCCGATATCATCATTTTTCCCGTTTCTGTACTTCATG GTTCGGGATTTTAATATTGCAGAAAATGTAGAAGATATCGGATTCTATGCTGGATTTATCG GAGCTTCTTTCATGGTTGGTAGAGCATTAACATCTGTTTTCTGGGGAATAGTGGCTGATCGCTATGGTCGAAAACCTGTTATTCTTTTTGGAACTTTTATCGT GTTTACATTCAACATCCTATTTGGCCTTAGTTTAAATTACTGGATGGCTATTATCACCAGGTTTCTTCTTGGAAGTTTGAATGGCATACTTGGACCAATAAAG GCATATGCAAGTGAAAGTGTTAATGAAGAGTATCAATCCATCGCAATGTCGACt ATTAGTACATCATGGGGAATCGCATTGATAGTAGGCCCGGCTATAGGAGGGTTTCTTGCTCAG CCAGTAGAGAAATTTCCTGGCATTTTCTCCAGTGAGGGTTTGTTTGGGAG ATTTCCTTACTTCCTGCCCTGTCTTTGTACATCACTCCTTGCACTAATTACAGGAATAATCTCTCTTTGGCTTCCG GAATCACTGCACATGCACGATAAAAATGTTCCATCACATTCTGTATCATATGAAGCCTTGGAAGATCGACCTGGTGATTGTAATGGGAATGAATCAACACTAACAAACGAAAGTAAAGAACTGCCTTCGAAGCCAAGTCTCTTCAGGAATTGGGAGTTAATGTCATCAATCATTGTTTATTGTATGTTCTCACTTCATGATATGGCTTACGTGGAG ATATTTTCACTCTGGACTGTCAGTTCTCGTACGCTTGGTGGTCTGAGCTTTACATCTGGAGATGTTGGAGAAGTACTCGCCATCACAG GTTTCAGCCTCCTTGTGTTTCAATCTGCTTTATACCCATATGTGGAGAGGATATTTGGACCCATAATGGTATCTCGTGTTTCTGGA ATATTGTCAATCCCCCTGCTGGCAATGTATCCCTTGTTATCCCTGTTTTCAGGAGCTGTCCTTCACATCATCGTAACTCTTGCATCAATCTTGAAGAATCTTCTCTCT GTTTCCATTATAACTGGAATGTTCATCATACAAAATAGAGCCGTG GATCAACATCAAAGAGGGGCTGCTAATGGCATTGCTTTGACAGGAATGTCTATTTGCAAGGCAATTGGTCCAGCTGCAGGTGGTGCATT ACTCTCTTGGTCACAGAAGCGTCTAAATGCTGCTTTTCTCCCAG GTCCCCACATGCTTTTCTTCATACTAAATGTGATAGAAGCAATTGCAGTGGTGATGACATTCAGACCGTTTCTTGTTCCACGTCGAAACTAG
- the LOC101203785 gene encoding uncharacterized protein LOC101203785 isoform X1 has protein sequence METLQLRLPQFSEDLAWLPCWLQHSQTTPSSEQGIECNYESAIKEVGYGIINKLEDANMYPQDSGCNRFHLFLSGQDSIPENVAPSSNNALHFHLHLSSYGGSECTSSQHLDESHQLLEYSKVQLISMFEAPVDPREHIPSQKSINAGDTDLAPHSSYKDVLHNVGCQSLTNTEDRENRQGEKLDVGCLKNAEVSDAIELSVVASEALVIHELLKDELDSAAVSVEAVLEASIQVKKARIELLESALESIDEEVDLSDSLSDLDNSTMRDAFDDVGLPSSILNSDHSGTACFDVQDTPVNKNEFTHGSQCNSIDMTSQPDILGNGLTLKQLEENLVVTRPVGLPMEDLSCNIQHQLSNDDVLGSTSTNYCKYDSMLQHPTQNESDEFVVKQKIVSSIVNTNLCTIHAKENSSLHESSKVSAKNDELVAFFTPERFKSRWLGGWSGKEVDVSEQLRQDVDGKTIPLMFVNETSFLSESADIAPDENSCVQRCESKFQVASQSSIHFGHLDEKGDDGLLVAEEIVKCSLSLVDPLCSFVPCSISLDTDSAGQNLNEGKDCTEELLGTFVDVGGSRPSIRRQVTSLKNYSTISPTHATMEGGLDNSYAHQLPGNMRLLSSDSQLDCTRFSSKINFMETLPSQSTKSRDMDTVEDSQTDARHNLVEEITELKSKSDEVAGDVSEFLADTVKKSVTCDILNGSLQLSKSTMKKSSIKKDHLQSSKTISNPQKVDNVVKMQHESKNPLEPCMLVQKRVRFLEANDQPQENLDFQKVHPPINYSTLRTSKRRKFSNQCLLSRHPDGKGHLKSRYCSSRKKLIFQGIQFLVTGFSSRKEKDINGIVCNNGGIILPDIPCPSSRGQKMSKSDCKGPPVILSSKKLQTKKFLYGCAVNSLIVNVSWLTDSIAAGSIVPPWKYMIISNQADCTQIGRSVRHSSRRYIFENVGVMLHGKQGFCTKLTNVLKHGGGQVFKTLQWLVKSLNQEKISVGVIVVEDEHKSSRHLKQCALEQGIPLMSTKWVIKSLHLGELLPLTENNRSSLVQTTKMVKIPALKETSMEL, from the exons ATGGAAACTCTACAGCTTCGTCTTCCTCAATTTTCAGAG GATTTGGCTTGGCTTCCTTGCTGGCTTCAGCATAGTCAAACAACACCGTCCAGTGAGCAAGGAATAGAATGTAATTATGAGTCAGCAATCAAG GAAGTTGGGTACGGAATCATCAATAAACTGGAAGATGCAAATATGTATCCACAAGACAGTGGATGCAACagatttcatttatttctatCAGGACAGGACAGCATACCTGAAAATGTAGCTCCATCATCCAATAAT gcccttcattttcatttgcatCTTTCATCATATGGTGGCTCAGAATGTACTTCAAGTCAACATTTGGATGAATCTCACCAATTGCTTGAATATAGTAAAGTTCAGTTGATCAGTATGTTTGAAGCACCAGTTGATCCCAGGGAACATATTCCATCCCAAAAGAGCATTAATGCTGGTGACACAGATTTGGCACCTCATTCTAGCTACAAAGATGTGTTGCACAATGTTGGCTGTCAATCTCTGACCAATACTGAAGATCGTGAAAACCGACAGGGAGAAAAGTTGGATGTTGGGTGCCTTAAAAACGCCGAAGTTAGTGATGCAATTGAGCTCTCTGTTGTGGCATCTGAAGCACTGGTTATACACGAATTATTAAAGGATGAGCTAGATTCAGCAGCGGTATCAGTTGAAGCTGTTCTTGAAGCTTCCATTCAGGTAAAAAAAGCTCGTATTGAGTTGTTGGAAAGTGCCCTTGAAAGCATAGATGAGGAAGTGGACTTAAGTGACTCTCTTTCAGATTTGGACAACTCCACAATGAGAGATGCATTTGATGATGTAGGACTACCTTCGAGTATTTTGAACAGTGACCATTCTGGAACAGCATGTTTTGATGTTCAAGATACTCctgtaaataaaaatgaattcacACATGGTAGTCAATGTAATTCCATAGATATGACAAGTCAACCAGACATTTTAGGGAATGGATTAACCTTGAAACAGCTCGAAGAGAATCTTGTTGTGACAAGACCTGTGGGTTTGCCTATGGAAGATCTGAGTTGTAACATTCAACATCAACTTTCTAATGATGACGTGTTAGGTTCAACTAGTACAAACTATTGTAAATATGATTCGATGTTGCAACACCCAACTCAAAATGAATCGGACGAGTTTGTTGTGAAACAG AAAATTGTGTCGTCTATAGTAAATACAAATTTGTGTACGATCCATGCCAAGGAAAACTCTAGCCTACATGAGTCCAGTAAGGTGTCAGCAA AAAATGATGAACTGGTTGCTTTCTTTACTCCTGAGAGATTTAAGAGTCGTTGGCTGGGCGGATGGTCAGGTAAG GAAGTAGATGTTTCCGAGCAATTGAGACAAGATGTTGATGGAAAAACCATTCCTTTGATGTTTGTTAATGAGACAAGCTTTCTTTCTGAATCCGCTGATATAGCTCCAGATGAGAACTCTTGTGTGCAAAGATGTGAATCTAAGTTCCAAGTTGCTTCACAGTCAAGTATACATTTTGGTCATTTGGACGAAAAAGGTGATGACGGTTTGCTGGTAGCTGAAGAAATCGTGAAATGTAGCCTATCCTTGGTTGATcctctttgttcttttgttcCATGCAGCATTTCCTTGGACACTGATTCTGCTGGACAGAATCTGAATGAAGGAAAAGATTGTACAGAAGAATTGTTAGGCACCTTTGTGGATGTTGGAGGTTCTAGGCCCTCAATTCGAAGGCAGGTAACTTCACTTAAAAATTACAGCACGATTTCACCCACTCATGCTACTATGGAAGGGGGCCTAGACAACTCTTATGCACATCAACTACCAGGCAATATGAGGCTGTTATCATCAGATTCTCAGTTGGATTGTACAcgattttcttctaaaataaattttatggaaACTTTACCCTCTCAATCTACTAAATCTAGAGATATGGATACTGTGGAGGACAGCCAAACTGACGCTCGCCACAATTTGGTTGAGGAAATAACAGAACTGAAAAGCAAAAGTGATGAAGTTGCAGGTGATGTGAGCGAGTTCTTAGCTGATACAGTGAAGAAAAGTGTAACTTGTGATATCTTAAATGGGAGCCTGCAGCTATCAAAATCTACAATGAAGAAATCTTCTATCAAGAAAGATCATCTACAGAGCTCTAAAACTATATCCAATCCCCAAAAGGTTGACAACGTCGTGAAGATGCAACATGAAAGTAAGAATCCCCTTGAGCCATGTATGTTGGTGCAGAAGAGAGTCCGTTTCTTAGAAGCTAATGATCAGCCTCAAGAAAACTTGGACTTTCAAAAAGTACACCCTCCAATAAATT ATTCTACTCTCAGGACCAGCAAAAGGCGGAAGTTTTCTAATCAATGTTTACTATCTCGTCATCCTGATGGGAAAGGTCATCTCAAGAGTCGCTACTGTAGCAGCaggaagaaattaatatttcaaggTATACAGTTCTTGGTAACAGGATTTTCTAGCCGTAAGGAAAAGGATATTAATGGAATAGTATGTAATAACGGAGGAATAATTCTTCCCGACATTCCTTGTCCAAGTTCAAGGGGGCAAAAGATGTCAAAATCAGACTGCAAGGGGCCTCCTGTTATTCTCTCTTCAAAGAAG ctccaaacaaaaaaattcttgTATGGGTGTGCGGTGAATTCCCTTATTGTCAATGTCAGTTGGCTTACAGATTCAATTGCAGCTGGTTCTATCGTCCCACCTTGGAA ATACATGATTATATCAAATCAAGCTGATTGTACTCAAATTGGAAGATCAGTTAGACACAGCAGTcgaagatatatatttgagaatgTTGGAGTCATGCTTCATGGGAAACAAGGTTTCTGCACCAAATTGACAAACGTATTAAAG CATGGAGGTGGACAGGTTTTCAAGACCCTACAGTGGTTAGTAAAGAGTCTAAACCAGGAGAAGATTTCAGTTGGAGTCATTGTAGTCGAAGACGAGCACAAGTCGTCCCGTCACCTGAAGCAATGTGCCTTGGAACAAGGGATACCCTTGATG TCTACAAAATGGGTCATAAAGAGCTTACACTTGGGAGAGCTCCTTCCTTTGACAGAAAACAATCGATCCTCTTTAgtacaaactacaaaaatggtaaaaattcCAGCTCTCAAAGAAACTAGCATGGAATTATGA